From the genome of Ignavibacteriales bacterium, one region includes:
- a CDS encoding YhcH/YjgK/YiaL family protein: MIIDKLSNSNLYSGLGERISKAFTYLKETDFIKMELGKYEIEGDNVFALVNEYTTKDENEGKLEAHKKYIDVQFVAKGSELMGYAPLENQKVIDEYNEQNDITFFSGDKSFTQVNEGMFAIFFPTDVHLPGIKVNESSYVKKIVIKVKV, from the coding sequence ATGATAATCGATAAACTCTCAAACTCAAATCTTTATTCCGGACTTGGTGAAAGAATAAGCAAAGCTTTTACCTATCTAAAAGAAACTGATTTTATTAAAATGGAATTAGGCAAATACGAAATTGAAGGAGACAATGTCTTTGCTTTAGTTAATGAATACACTACAAAAGATGAAAACGAAGGAAAACTTGAAGCACACAAAAAATATATCGATGTTCAGTTTGTAGCAAAAGGCAGCGAGTTAATGGGCTACGCTCCATTAGAAAACCAAAAAGTTATTGATGAATACAACGAACAAAACGATATAACATTCTTCAGCGGAGATAAATCTTTCACACAAGTAAATGAAGGAATGTTTGCTATCTTTTTCCCCACCGATGTTCATTTACCGGGAATTAAAGTAAATGAAAGTTCATATGTAAAAAAAATTGTAATTAAAGTTAAGGTTTAA
- a CDS encoding 1-deoxy-D-xylulose-5-phosphate synthase has product MQYNLIKKSEFDKVKSNEDNWATKMELFADMCRYNTLVAVKKAGSGHLGSSLSAMDITTYLYLNEMNVFEVGFDSPDRDIYFSSKGHDVPGLYSIFYALGIIPEQKLLMLRRLHGLDGHPEVRQNGIEASTGSLGMGISKGKGFAWAKNYLKNKGHVYVLTGDGEFQEGQIYESLQATAHQKVSNITAIMDHNKYQTDMLVADVNNIEDVEKKVESFGWYVVRINGHDYNVLKKTFDNLKKVTDKPKMIIADTIKGRGVSFMEKPLTETFEGKTLYKWHSGAPDDESYIKGLAELAERIYKLSSDLGIGKIEIPINEAEGKFVTKSDKEFVTEAYGEALVEIAKTNKKLVLLDGDLSADCKLRNFEKTYPDRFIENGIAEQDMVSMAGGLARMGLVPVVNTFASFLAARANEQIYNNAGEKTKVIYTCHFSGMIPAGPGKSHQSVRDISLFGALPNITIIQPCNGEETKWATEYCVNQADENCMLRLVIGPSPEKIELPNDYKFKVGHGTELTKGKDAILFSYGPVMLHEALSASDYLKKIGFGLKVINMPWLNKIDKDWLKIIVADQKKIYVLEDHSAIGGLGDRLINALVEIGEITGKEFINLGLKEYPECGTPLEVLEFHKLDGKSLAQRISGEKDIETSDSVKQKYTADAPQ; this is encoded by the coding sequence GTGCAATACAATCTAATAAAAAAATCAGAGTTTGATAAAGTAAAATCGAACGAGGACAACTGGGCAACAAAAATGGAGTTGTTTGCAGATATGTGCAGATACAACACACTTGTTGCAGTCAAAAAAGCAGGCTCAGGACATCTTGGCTCCAGTTTAAGTGCCATGGATATTACAACTTATCTATACTTAAACGAAATGAATGTTTTTGAAGTTGGATTTGATTCACCTGATCGTGACATTTATTTCTCTTCAAAAGGTCATGATGTTCCTGGATTGTACTCGATATTTTATGCGCTTGGAATTATTCCCGAACAGAAATTATTAATGTTAAGAAGATTACACGGTCTTGATGGTCATCCGGAAGTTAGACAAAATGGAATTGAAGCAAGTACCGGCTCACTTGGTATGGGAATATCTAAAGGAAAAGGTTTTGCATGGGCAAAAAACTATCTGAAGAATAAAGGACACGTTTACGTTCTTACAGGAGATGGTGAATTTCAGGAAGGACAAATTTATGAATCACTGCAGGCAACGGCGCACCAAAAAGTAAGTAACATTACAGCAATTATGGATCACAATAAATATCAAACTGATATGCTTGTGGCTGATGTAAATAATATTGAAGATGTTGAAAAAAAAGTTGAATCATTTGGATGGTATGTTGTTAGAATTAATGGGCACGATTACAATGTTCTTAAAAAAACTTTTGATAATCTTAAAAAAGTTACAGATAAGCCTAAGATGATAATCGCCGATACAATTAAAGGGAGGGGAGTATCATTTATGGAAAAGCCTCTGACAGAAACTTTTGAAGGAAAGACACTTTACAAATGGCACTCTGGTGCTCCAGATGATGAAAGCTACATTAAAGGTTTAGCTGAATTAGCAGAAAGGATTTATAAGCTTTCCAGTGATTTGGGAATTGGAAAAATAGAAATCCCAATAAATGAAGCGGAAGGTAAATTTGTTACAAAATCTGACAAAGAATTCGTTACAGAAGCTTATGGAGAAGCCCTAGTGGAGATTGCAAAGACAAATAAAAAATTAGTGTTATTGGATGGAGATCTTTCTGCTGATTGTAAACTCCGTAATTTTGAAAAAACTTATCCTGATAGATTTATTGAAAATGGAATTGCTGAACAAGATATGGTTTCTATGGCTGGTGGATTAGCAAGAATGGGTTTGGTCCCAGTTGTAAATACCTTTGCGAGTTTTCTTGCAGCTCGTGCTAATGAACAGATTTACAATAATGCAGGAGAAAAAACTAAAGTAATTTATACTTGTCATTTTTCAGGAATGATTCCTGCAGGGCCGGGGAAATCACATCAAAGTGTTAGAGACATTTCGCTATTTGGTGCATTGCCAAATATTACAATCATACAACCCTGCAATGGTGAAGAGACGAAATGGGCAACAGAATATTGCGTTAATCAGGCTGATGAAAATTGTATGTTAAGATTGGTGATTGGTCCATCACCTGAAAAAATTGAGCTTCCAAATGATTATAAATTTAAAGTTGGACACGGAACAGAATTAACTAAAGGAAAAGATGCAATTCTATTTAGTTATGGTCCAGTCATGCTGCACGAAGCTCTTAGTGCTTCTGATTATCTTAAAAAAATTGGCTTTGGTTTAAAAGTAATTAATATGCCATGGTTAAATAAGATTGATAAAGATTGGTTGAAAATAATTGTTGCAGATCAGAAAAAGATATATGTGCTTGAAGATCATTCTGCAATTGGGGGACTTGGTGATAGGTTGATAAATGCTTTAGTGGAAATTGGTGAAATTACTGGAAAAGAATTTATAAACCTTGGATTAAAAGAATATCCAGAATGTGGTACTCCACTGGAAGTTTTAGAATTTCACAAGCTTGATGGAAAATCTTTAGCACAAAGAATTTCTGGTGAGAAAGATATTGAAACTTCTGATTCAGTTAAACAAAAGTATACAGCTGATGCACCGCAGTAA
- a CDS encoding GTPase, with protein MARKNVLIMGAAGRDFHNFNVYFRDNNDYNVVAFTATQIPNIDGRTYPKELAGKLYPNGIKIYEEKELVPLIKKLKVEEVVFAYSDVPFEYVMTKASIVNAAGVSFRLLGAAETEVKSTKPVIAVLAVRTGCGKSQTSRKIVEALTKAGKKVVAIRHPMPYGDLVKQKVQRFATYADLKKHKCTIEEIEEYEPHVARGGVIYAGVDYEAILREAEKEADVILWDGGNNDFSFYKADVTFTVVDPHRPGHEMNYYPGNTSLRMADAVVINKIDSADNEGINIVRENIRKVNPTATVIDGASPVTVEHPELIRGKCVLVVEDGPTLTHGEMKYGAGVVAAQKLGAKEIVDPRPFTVKSITDTFKKYPNIGVLLPAMGYGAAQLKDLETTINNTKCDAVVIGTPIDLSRYINIKKPSTRVKYDLQEIGAITVETVLRDKKIIK; from the coding sequence ATGGCTCGTAAGAACGTGTTGATAATGGGCGCTGCTGGACGCGATTTCCACAATTTTAACGTTTACTTTAGAGACAACAACGACTACAATGTTGTTGCATTCACCGCAACACAAATCCCAAACATTGATGGCAGAACTTATCCAAAAGAACTTGCCGGCAAACTTTATCCAAATGGAATAAAAATTTATGAAGAGAAAGAACTAGTTCCATTAATTAAAAAATTAAAAGTTGAAGAAGTTGTTTTTGCTTATTCTGATGTTCCGTTTGAATATGTAATGACAAAAGCTTCAATAGTTAATGCTGCTGGGGTTTCATTCCGTTTACTTGGCGCAGCAGAGACTGAAGTTAAAAGTACAAAACCTGTGATTGCAGTTTTAGCAGTTAGAACAGGATGTGGTAAATCTCAAACGTCTCGTAAAATTGTTGAGGCATTAACAAAAGCAGGAAAAAAAGTTGTAGCAATTCGTCATCCAATGCCTTATGGTGATCTTGTAAAACAAAAAGTACAACGCTTTGCAACTTATGCTGATCTTAAAAAACATAAATGCACAATAGAAGAAATTGAAGAGTACGAACCACACGTGGCTAGAGGCGGAGTTATTTACGCTGGTGTAGATTACGAAGCAATTTTACGTGAAGCTGAAAAAGAAGCTGATGTGATTTTATGGGATGGCGGCAATAATGATTTCTCATTCTACAAAGCTGATGTAACATTTACAGTTGTTGATCCACACAGACCGGGACACGAAATGAATTATTATCCAGGAAACACTTCCTTAAGAATGGCTGATGCAGTTGTAATTAATAAAATTGATTCAGCTGACAACGAAGGAATTAATATTGTTAGAGAGAACATTAGAAAAGTAAATCCAACCGCAACTGTTATCGATGGGGCTTCACCTGTTACCGTAGAACATCCTGAATTAATTAGGGGAAAATGTGTACTTGTTGTTGAAGATGGTCCAACCCTTACACATGGTGAAATGAAATACGGAGCTGGTGTTGTAGCTGCTCAAAAACTTGGAGCAAAAGAAATCGTTGATCCTAGACCTTTTACTGTTAAGTCAATTACAGATACATTTAAAAAGTATCCTAATATCGGTGTATTGCTTCCAGCTATGGGATATGGAGCAGCACAATTAAAAGATCTTGAGACAACAATCAATAACACAAAATGTGATGCAGTTGTAATCGGAACTCCGATTGATCTTAGTAGATATATCAACATTAAAAAACCAAGCACACGCGTAAAATATGATTTGCAGGAAATCGGTGCTATAACTGTTGAAACTGTACTAAGAGATAAGAAAATTATAAAGTAA